The Chrysiogenia bacterium genome has a window encoding:
- a CDS encoding dihydroxy-acid dehydratase family protein, translating to MTARRKKPEDLRSRLWFDDPSHPDSVAIHLERYLNYGLTREELQGGRPIIAIAQTGSDLSPCNRHHIELAKRVRDGIRDAGGVPFEVPVHPIQETGKRPTAMLDRNLAYLGLVEALHGYPFDGVVLTIGCDKTTPACLMAAATVDIPAIALSGGPMLDAWWEGRLAGSGMVKWEARKKLATGELDYAGFIDLACRAAPSPGHCNTMGTALTMNSLTEALGMSLPGCASIPAPYAGRAAMAYLTGKRIVEMVWEDLKPSDILTRGAFLNAIRVNTLIGGSTNAPIHLQAIARHVGAELSLQDWQEAGYALPLLVDCQPSGRYLGEAYNRAGGVPVVARVLADRGLLDPATTVTGRTLAENVAEAAAPDGDVIRPFDNPLKEHAGFLVLSGNLFDGAIMKTSVISEAFRKAWLEVPGRENIMEGTAVVFDGAEDYRARINDPDLPCDERSILVVRGAGPIGHPGAAEVVNMQPPDRLIRQGIRELPTMGDGRQSGTSNAPSILNAAPEAAAGGGLARLRTGDRLVIDLNARTANAIVPQDEWEARAATIDVPESQTPWQALYREKVGPLNTGMCFDFATAFQKVRTHIPRNSH from the coding sequence ATGACCGCACGCCGCAAGAAGCCTGAGGACCTCCGCAGCAGGCTGTGGTTCGACGATCCGAGCCATCCCGATTCCGTGGCGATCCACTTGGAGCGCTATCTCAACTACGGTCTGACGCGGGAGGAACTGCAGGGCGGGCGGCCGATCATCGCGATCGCGCAGACGGGTTCGGACCTGTCGCCGTGCAACCGGCATCACATCGAACTTGCCAAGCGGGTGCGCGACGGCATCCGCGATGCCGGCGGCGTACCCTTCGAGGTGCCGGTGCATCCGATCCAGGAGACGGGCAAGCGGCCGACGGCCATGCTCGACCGCAACCTTGCCTATCTCGGCCTCGTCGAGGCCCTGCACGGCTATCCCTTCGACGGCGTCGTGCTGACCATCGGCTGCGACAAGACGACGCCGGCCTGCCTGATGGCCGCCGCCACGGTCGACATCCCGGCCATCGCGCTCTCGGGCGGGCCGATGCTGGATGCCTGGTGGGAGGGCAGGCTCGCCGGTTCCGGCATGGTGAAGTGGGAGGCGCGGAAGAAGCTCGCCACCGGCGAACTCGACTATGCCGGCTTCATTGATCTCGCCTGCCGCGCCGCGCCCTCGCCGGGCCACTGCAACACCATGGGCACGGCGCTCACCATGAACAGCCTGACCGAGGCGCTGGGCATGTCGCTGCCCGGCTGCGCCTCGATTCCCGCACCCTATGCCGGGCGCGCGGCCATGGCCTATCTCACCGGCAAGCGCATCGTCGAGATGGTCTGGGAGGACCTCAAGCCCAGCGACATCCTGACGCGCGGCGCCTTCCTCAACGCCATCCGCGTCAACACGCTGATCGGCGGCTCGACCAACGCGCCGATCCACCTGCAGGCGATCGCGCGCCATGTCGGCGCCGAACTCTCGCTGCAGGACTGGCAGGAGGCGGGCTACGCCCTGCCGCTGCTGGTCGACTGCCAGCCCTCCGGGCGTTACCTCGGCGAAGCCTACAACCGGGCAGGCGGCGTGCCGGTGGTGGCCAGGGTCCTGGCCGACCGCGGCCTGCTCGACCCGGCGACCACGGTGACCGGCCGCACGCTGGCCGAAAACGTCGCCGAGGCGGCCGCACCCGACGGCGATGTAATCCGCCCCTTCGACAACCCGCTGAAGGAGCACGCCGGTTTCCTCGTGCTCTCGGGCAACCTCTTCGACGGCGCCATCATGAAGACCTCGGTGATCTCGGAGGCCTTCCGCAAGGCATGGCTCGAGGTGCCCGGCCGCGAGAACATCATGGAGGGCACGGCGGTCGTCTTCGACGGCGCCGAGGACTACCGCGCCCGCATCAACGATCCCGACCTCCCCTGCGACGAGCGCTCGATCCTGGTGGTGCGCGGGGCCGGGCCCATCGGCCATCCCGGTGCCGCCGAGGTCGTCAACATGCAGCCGCCCGACCGCCTGATCCGCCAGGGCATCCGCGAACTGCCGACCATGGGCGACGGGCGCCAGTCGGGCACTTCGAACGCACCCTCGATCCTCAATGCCGCGCCGGAGGCCGCCGCGGGCGGCGGCCTCGCGCGCCTGCGGACCGGCGACAGGCTGGTCATCGACCTCAACGCCCGCACGGCCAACGCCATCGTGCCGCAGGACGAGTGGGAGGCGCGCGCCGCCACCATCGACGTGCCCGAGAGCCAGACGCCCTGGCAGGCGCTCTACCGGGAGAAGGTGGGGCCGCTCAACACCGGCATGTGCTTCGACTTCGCCACCGCCTTCCAGAAGGTCCGCACCCACATCCCGCGCAACTCGCACTGA